One region of bacterium genomic DNA includes:
- the lpxB gene encoding lipid-A-disaccharide synthase: MTKLLIVTGESSGDLHSAYVIKELKKLIPNLRVFGIGGDRLKEEGVELVYHIKDTAVVGFLEVIPKFFKIRRAMKLLYKRMIEEEPDLCLLIDYPGFNLRVAKLAKRRGIRVVYYILPQVWAWGRWRLRTIYRWVDKGISILPFELEFYKKMEVEFVGHPLLDIVIQNSNNVGGATLAVAQNERVGTRPTSTIAILPGSRNDEVKHILPVMLECTKQLKEFNFVLPVAQGIDIEWVKKMVKNQVHSDELERERVQIVQDNTYEVLSNSKLALVSSGTATLEACILEVPMVIIYKVSLISYILARLLVRVPWIGLVNIIAGTKVVPEFIQFNATPKKIVKSVNEILAHGEETISKLIKVKEKLGPKGVSRRVAQILYKTILYPLNQI; the protein is encoded by the coding sequence ATGACCAAACTCTTGATAGTAACTGGTGAGAGTTCTGGTGACTTACACAGTGCATATGTAATTAAAGAACTTAAAAAACTCATCCCTAATTTAAGGGTATTTGGAATAGGGGGGGATAGGCTCAAGGAAGAGGGAGTTGAACTTGTATATCATATAAAGGATACAGCTGTTGTTGGTTTTTTAGAAGTCATACCAAAGTTTTTCAAGATAAGACGTGCAATGAAATTGCTCTACAAAAGAATGATAGAAGAAGAACCAGATTTATGTCTACTTATTGATTATCCCGGGTTCAATTTAAGGGTTGCAAAATTAGCTAAACGAAGGGGTATTAGAGTAGTCTATTATATACTTCCACAAGTTTGGGCTTGGGGGCGGTGGAGGCTTCGTACAATTTACCGATGGGTAGACAAGGGAATCTCAATCTTACCATTTGAGTTAGAATTTTATAAAAAAATGGAGGTTGAGTTTGTAGGCCATCCATTACTTGACATAGTAATTCAAAATTCAAATAATGTAGGAGGGGCAACCCTTGCGGTTGCCCAAAATGAAAGGGTAGGTACAAGACCTACCTCTACAATTGCTATTCTGCCGGGGTCAAGAAATGATGAAGTAAAACATATACTGCCTGTGATGCTTGAGTGCACAAAACAACTTAAGGAGTTTAATTTTGTTCTCCCTGTGGCTCAGGGAATTGATATAGAATGGGTTAAAAAAATGGTGAAAAACCAAGTTCACTCTGACGAATTGGAACGAGAAAGGGTACAGATAGTTCAAGATAATACTTATGAAGTGTTAAGTAACTCAAAGCTTGCACTCGTTTCATCTGGAACCGCTACCCTTGAGGCTTGTATCTTAGAAGTCCCTATGGTAATAATTTATAAGGTCTCTCTCATATCATACATTTTAGCACGCTTGCTTGTTAGAGTTCCATGGATTGGGCTTGTAAACATAATTGCTGGAACTAAAGTGGTGCCCGAGTTTATTCAGTTTAATGCAACGCCCAAAAAGATAGTAAAATCAGTAAATGAGATTTTAGCTCACGGTGAAGAAACAATTTCAAAACTTATAAAAGTAAAAGAGAAACTCGGCCCTAAAGGAGTATCTCGCAGGGTAGCTCAAATTCTATACAAAACTATTCTATACCCATTAAACCAAATTTAA
- a CDS encoding T9SS type A sorting domain-containing protein gives MFRLIAKVVTADVIRLPILFLFSISQFLISSNTVFASWEKTYGGTKDECGRAVKQTTDGGYIIAGYTRSYGAGFYDVYLIKTNSAGDTSWTRTYGGADFDFGWSVIQTTTGEYITVGELYNESTKDDIYLIKTGSAGNTSWTRTYGGTEYDEGRSVDTTSGGYIIAGYTKSFGIGTPDYYNVYLIKTNSDGDTIWTRTYGGSGSDRGYSVKQTSDGGYIIAGATNSYGASGYNVYLIKTDSDGNTSWEKVFGGDGNDHGRSVAQTSDGGYIIAGYTDSYGAGYDVYLIKTNSAGDTTWTRTYGGSGDDRGYSVVQTTDGGYIIAGCTKSFGIGTPDSSNVYLIKTKPNGDTSWTRTYGGTGNDYGYSVAQTLDGGYIITGEKAQPGGTTEGDVYLIKVDDGSGVAEESVFEPNKSGCFSLNIVPTVGTSNFKISYYIPNGCGRVTLQIYDVTGRVVRLFPLTTVSWDGTDSAGEDVDSGVYFCQLTVGDRSITKKMIVMR, from the coding sequence GACAGCAGATGTGATTAGGTTACCAATTTTATTTCTATTTTCTATTTCCCAATTTTTAATTTCTTCCAATACAGTATTTGCAAGTTGGGAAAAGACTTATGGTGGAACTAAAGATGAGTGTGGTAGAGCAGTAAAGCAGACAACAGATGGTGGCTATATTATAGCTGGATACACTCGTTCATATGGTGCAGGATTCTATGATGTATATCTCATAAAGACAAACTCAGCCGGTGATACAAGTTGGACAAGGACATACGGTGGAGCTGATTTTGACTTTGGCTGGTCAGTAATTCAAACAACAACTGGCGAGTATATTACAGTTGGAGAGCTTTACAACGAATCAACAAAGGATGATATCTATCTCATAAAGACAGGTTCAGCTGGAAATACAAGTTGGACAAGGACATACGGTGGAACTGAGTATGATGAAGGCAGGTCAGTAGATACGACATCGGGTGGCTATATTATAGCTGGGTATACTAAGTCATTTGGTATAGGGACGCCTGATTATTATAATGTCTATCTAATCAAGACAAATTCGGATGGTGATACAATTTGGACAAGAACATACGGCGGGTCTGGCAGTGACCGTGGCTACTCAGTGAAGCAGACATCAGATGGTGGCTATATTATAGCTGGAGCGACTAATTCATATGGCGCAAGCGGGTATAATGTCTATTTAATAAAGACAGATTCAGATGGAAATACCAGCTGGGAAAAGGTATTTGGTGGAGATGGTAATGACCATGGCCGGTCAGTGGCGCAGACATCAGATGGTGGCTATATTATAGCTGGATATACTGACTCATATGGGGCAGGATATGATGTGTATTTAATCAAGACAAATTCAGCTGGTGATACAACTTGGACAAGGACATATGGCGGGTCTGGTGATGACCGTGGCTACTCAGTGGTACAGACAACAGATGGTGGCTATATTATAGCTGGGTGTACTAAGTCGTTCGGTATAGGGACGCCTGATTCCAGCAATGTCTATCTGATAAAGACAAAACCAAATGGTGATACAAGTTGGACAAGGACATACGGTGGAACTGGTAATGACTACGGCTACTCAGTGGCACAGACATTAGATGGTGGCTATATCATAACTGGAGAGAAAGCTCAACCCGGTGGTACTACTGAAGGCGATGTCTATCTCATAAAGGTTGATGATGGTAGTGGTGTAGCAGAAGAGAGTGTGTTTGAGCCTAATAAATCTGGCTGTTTTAGTCTAAATATAGTACCTACCGTAGGAACTAGTAATTTTAAAATAAGTTATTACATCCCAAATGGCTGCGGGAGAGTTACTCTTCAAATTTACGATGTTACTGGCAGAGTAGTTAGACTTTTTCCACTAACAACTGTATCTTGGGATGGTACAGATTCAGCCGGAGAAGATGTGGACTCGGGTGTGTACTTCTGCCAACTTACAGTTGGTGATAGAAGTATAACAAAGAAAATGATTGTTATGAGGTAG